GCATTCCCGCCTTCGAAGGCTTGCGGAATGAGCAGTACAAGTACGTACGATACTTCGACCATGGCAACCGCGAGTTTCTGCATGACCTGAAGAATGATCCGGACGAACTGATTAACCTGGCTGACAACCCGCAGCACGCGGAAACGCTAACGGCCATGCGAGAACGGACCACAGCGCGAGTCAGGGAAGTCGGCGGGCCGCTGGATCCGCTGAAGGGAGAATTCACGGCCTCCACCGTGCCTCATCCGGTTGCCGCCGCGAATGTTGGCGCCAGAATGGACGCTGACGGGTTTGTTCGCGTGTTCGACGGTAAGACGCTTCGTCACTGGACGGGTGATTCGCAGTACTGGTCGGTCGAAGATGGAGCTCTAACGGGCAAGACCGACGGATCGCTAAAGATGAATCGCTTCATCACCTGGAAAGACGCGACGCTCCGGAACTTCGATTTGCGCGTGAAGGTGAAAGTGACTCCGGGAGGTAACAGCGGCATTCAGTATCGCGGCACGTCGCGACCGGATTTGGGTCTGGACATCGTGACGGGTTACCAGTGCGACGTCGTGGCCAACAATCCCAACTACAACGGAATGCTTTACGAAGAAAAGGGCCGCCGCATTTTGTCTCACACCGGTGAGAAAGTCATTATCGATCCCGACGGCCAGCCGTGGGTCGTCGGAAAGATGCCGGTGGAGAATTTTGCTGCCGGCGAGTGGCATGACTTCCGCGTGTTGGTGGAAGGCAATCACCATCAGCATTGGATCGACGGCCACAAGACCGCCGATCTGATTGATCTGGACGAAGACGGACGAAGCCTGGAAGGTGTGCTGGCCGTGCAAGTGCACGTGGGGCCGGCGATGACGATTCAGTACAAAGACTTCAAGGTGAAACACCTTCCTGATGATCTTCCACTGCAAACGGCGGCCGACAACCCAATCCCTGCCGATGCGTATGGCGTCCGACCTCAGGGCAGGCTGCCGAAGGACTGGAAGGCTCCGGTTTACGGCGATAAGTAGGTCCATTTTGCCAAAATGGACTTCCGGCTTTGCAGAGTGCGCGCGGGGTGAGGCAGCAAAAGCGCGCGTTGATGAGTCGCCTGTTCGACAGCGGAATGTGCGGCGGCTGCGGGAAGGTATTGGGTCGCCTGCGGCGAGGTCCAGCCTGGCAGGCAGGACCTACGGGGTGGTGTGCAACTTCTACGCTTCTTCGCGCGTTTGAATGAACAGTGCCTTCTTCTCGCCTGGCAGTGTGAAGTCGAAGCCGCAGTTGCGGAAGAATTCGTCAGACGATGTAATCGCCATGACTTCCAGGATGTTTCGGCTGTGAGCGAGGTCCACGCACGCCTGGACCAGTTGTTTGCCGAGTCCTTTGTTTTGCATGTCCGGTAGCACGGCGAGGCTGCGAATTTCTGCCAGTTTGGACGAATAAATTTCCAGCGCGGCAAAGCCAACCAGCCGTGTGCCGTGACAGGCCACAAAGCCGAATGGGACAAGGTCCTGCAGTTCGTCTGGTGTGCGCGGCAGCAGCCGATTGGCCTTTACGAATTCGGCGATCAGGCTTTCCAGTGCCGGAAGGTCGTCGCATGTGGCGGGGCGTACAATTGCTGGGTTGTCGCTTGAAGTGGTCTCAGTCAACGGACTATTTCGCTGCGTGGAGGAGATAAAGTCGTAGAAGATTTGCGGCCGTACGCGCGGCTCGCTGGCGAAAGATGGCAAGGTTGCCGGTCATGCTCACATCCTGAGAAACGTCCAGCTCTTTGCCCACAACAATGACGCGGCCCTGCTGCATCGGCACGCCCTTGTCGTTGGTGACTAACGCTGCGGGCGATGACGCCAGCACAAAATCGGCGGCTCCGGCGTGAAGCAAATCGGCACTGCGGTTTCGCAGTGCGGCTTCCCAGTCAAGTTCTGGATCCGAGAACGAAGCGGCCGACGGGTAGAGCTGGCTGAATGCCAGGCGGCTCGCGTGATTTTCCGTTTCCGTAAACCATTGACCAAGTAGCCCGCCGGTGGTGGAACTCTCCAGCAGCGCCAAGGTCAAGTCGCGTCGCAGCAGGTCAGCGACTAAGACGTCGTGTAGCTCTGCATCGCCTTCACCGTAGACTGCGTCGCCAAGTCGGTTAAGAATTTGTTCACGAACCGCGGCTGTCAAGAGTTCGCATTCGTCCACGCTGCCAGCGCGAGCTGTAATCGACAGTGAGATCACGGCCTGGCTGGCGGTGATACCGACTTCCGGGTTGCGGCCTCTTGCCGTTAAGTCACCCAGCAGACGTTCTGCGTCAGATTCGCCATAGCCAAACGTCTTTAGCACCGATCTTCGCGTGACCACATCGCTGGTGGGCAGCGATTCGACAACCTGTTCGCGGAACATGCTTCTCATTTCCGCCGGCACACCGGGCATCACGGCGATGGTGCAGGGCGGATTGTCCAGCTTCATCAGAATGCCGGGGGCGGTGCCGTTGGCATTGTGGATGCTGGTGGAGAATTCGGGCCGCAGCGCCTGCACCTTGTTGCGTTCGGGCATTTCGCGGCCGCGACTTTGGAACAACGCTTCGATGTGCTGCAGCGAAGGCGTGTCTTCCACCAGCTTCTGGTCGAAGGCTTCGGCCAGTGTTTCGCGAGTGATGTCGTCCAACGTTGGGCCGAGTCCTCCCGTAATCAGGACAACGTGCGAACGCTGAGCCGCTTCCTGATAGATGCGGACCATCGCGTCGCGATCATCGGCGACGGTGGTGTGACGTTGAACCGTCCAGCCGCGACCTTCCAGTTCACGACTTAGCCACTGACTATTGGTGTCCAATCTCGCGCCGCAGGTCAGTTCGGATCCGATGGCGATAATTTCCGCCTTCATGCGACGCCGTCCTTTGCGGTGGCAATGGGGATCGACGCGACCGACGTGCTTTCCGTCTTCGCCACGTCGTTATAAAGAGCGATGGTTTCGTTGACCATGCGTTCTGTGGTGAAGCGGTCTTCGACCAGGTTCTTGCCGGCGATCGCAAGGCGACGAGCCTTCTCCGGGTCACGCAGCAATTCCAGAATGTGATCGGCCAGTGCTCGGCTGTCAGACGGCGGAACGATCAGCCCACACTTTTCGTCTTCGATGATGCTTAGAATGCCACCCACGCCGGACGCAATGACGGGGCGCCCCAGTGCCATCGCTTGCAGCATGATCACGCCAAACCCCTGCTGCAACGATGGCAAACAGAAGATGTCGATGGCTGACAGGTAAGCGGACATCGCAATGCCGTCGTCGACAAAAGTGACGCAGGGATCCAGTTCCAGCGACGTCGCCAGCCGGCGCAGGTTCTTGCCTTCCGGTCCGGAGCCCGTCACCACAATGCGGATGGAAACCCCTGCTTCAATCACGCGATGGCAGGCTCGCAGAAAGAACGATCCCCCCTTGATCGCTTCCAGCGGCCCCGCCATGCCGACCACCGGGTCACGTCCTTCTTCCAGCAAAGGAGCGTCGCGGCGTTCGAGATCGAAGGGTACGCCCGGCAAAATGACGCGTTGTTCGATTTGTTCCAGGCGAGACGGCAGGGCTGCCTTCACGCTGTCGCTGATGCACGCGATGGCTCGGCACACATTGGCCTGAGATGGCAGAACAATCCGAGCCGCCTCGCACTGATCGGTGAGACTAAGCACGACGGGGCGTTCGAGCGTGCGGCCCAGCCAAATGGCTTGAGGCAGCAGCTTCGGCCCCTGCACGTGAATCACGTCCGGCGGCTGGTCAATCAGGTTCTGCAGTACCGTGCGATGCACGACTCGCCCCCAAATGGGCATGGTGTAGCCGGGGACATCAATGATCCGCACATTGTTTGTGAGATTGGCGTCCAAAGGCGACCGGTGCGTGCACAGCACAACCGTTTCAATGCGATTGGCCTCAAGCCCCTGAGCCAGGCGCAGCGCGAGAATCGACGAGCCGCGAAAGCAGAGCTCGTGGGTCAGCAGCAAAATTCGTTCAACGGGCGAGGGCATGACGGTGTCTGTGTCAAATGACAGGCCGAGAACGTGAAGTGTCCGCAAACCGGGCGGCGACGCAAGGCTTAGGTCGTTTGAAATGCGGCCGCATTGCGATCTAATCTATATGACTACGGCCTCCCGCCCCGCCCACTCTCTTCAGCTGTCAACAAATTTGGCCGCCAACAAAGAAAGCCCGACCTTGAACGTTCGCCTTACTGTTTCCTGCGTATTACTTGCCGCTCTGGCCACCTCAGTTCAGGCCGAAGACTGGCAACCCCTGTGGCCGGATGGTGCTCCAGGAGCCAACGGCACCGGCGAACACGACGTGCCCGCTTTGCTGGCGTTTCCGGTCGCCAAAGACAAAGCTAACGGCTGCGGCGTGCTGGTTTGCCCCGGCGGCGGCTACGGCGGCCTCGCGATGGATCATGAAGGTCACCAAATCGTGAAGTGGCTGAACGATCGCGGCATCAGCGCGTGGATCCTGCGATATCGGCTGGGTTCGAAGGGGTATCATCATCCGATTCAAAAGGGTGATGTGCTGCGAGCCATGCGGACAGTGCGACACAACGCGGCGGCTCATGGTGTCGATCCCAAACGAATCGGCGTCTGGGGCTTTTCCGCAGGCGGTCACCTCGCGTCTACGGCGGCCACTCATTTTGATTTAGGCAACGCCAACGCAACCGACCCGATTGACAAACTCAGCAGTCGTCCGGACTTCGCGGTTCTGTGTTATCCCGTAATCACGATGGACGAAGCGTTCACTCACAAGGGCTCACGACGCAATCTGCTTGGTGCTGATCGTTACGAGAACGCGGAACTGGTGGAACTGCTTTCCAACGAAAAGCGGGTTACCGAAAACACACCGCCCACGTTCATCTTCCACACGACGGAAGACCAGGCCGTGCCAGTGGAGAATGCGATTGCGTTCTATTCCGCGTTGAGACAGCACAAGGTTGACTGCGAACTGCACATCTACCAGAAAGGTCGACATGGCGTGGGGCTCGGTGGCAGCGACAAGGTTCTCGCCACCTGGCCTGCTCGGCTGGAAGACTGGTTGAAGGTGAATAAATTCCTGCCGTAGCTCAGCACCCGATGTGATGCTCTCTTCGCCACCGGACGGCGATTTGATTCGGTGCATCTGGTTCCCGGTTCTTGCCTTCTCGAATTCTTCACAGAACACAGTTTCTGTCTCGGTTCGCGACAATTGTGGCTCGACTCTCCGAGTCGAGAAGGTTTGGCGTGCCAAGCCGGCTTGGCCTGGCTTGCACAGCGGGCGAAAGGATTGTGTTTTTTGAGCGGAAGGTATTCGACTCGCAGAGTCGAGCCACGAATTGAAGGCTATCTGAATCCATGTCCCTTGGGGGGGAGTTGACTGAAGGCCAGATGACGGGGCCATGTTACGTTGACCGTCAGAAGTTTGTATTACCGGCGATACCAACGATGACCGAGTCAGAGCTACTCAAAGTATCATTGGTTTGCGCTGCATTCATCGCGGCCACGTTGCTGTGGGTATTCGGCTCGAAGCAAACAGCCGTTCCTCGCAAGGCGGCCAGAGCGTTCTCGATCGCAGTCCGCATCGTCCTCGTGCATGGCGCCGTCGTCGGTTTCTTTTACGGACTTGACGGCGTAGCGATCGATACGCTGTTGAAATGGCTGCCGGTTGGTGTCGTGCTATTGTTGCTGACGAAGCCGAAGTGTATTGAGTTGCTAGGCCACTTTTTTCCTTTCGACGGAGTACTCGGTGTAGCCTTCGCTGCCGCGATTTCGTTTACCGTCTTCATGCCGCTCTATCTACTCAAGCAATTCGTACTCGGTTTCCCCGACAAACCACATTGGGATCGCGCCCAAAAACAAATGCGGGAGCCTCCTGAACAGCAGCTTCCCACCAAAACGCTTCCCGACTTCCCGCCCGCCGGTACCGTCGGAGTTGTCTCCGCCGCGCTGCGACCGATGGGGATGGTCGAAATCGAAGGCACCGCGTTTCCGGCGCGGCACCCGGGAAATCAGCTGCTGGCTGTGGGCACCAGCGTTCTGACTTGCGGCGCGCAGAATGGAACGCTGCTGGTGAAAGAATCAGACGCGGTCTGAACAGCCGGGCTTCTGACGCGGTAACTTACTCTCTGCCGGATTCTCTAATATAGTGGGGCCAGCGGCGAATATCTTCCGTTCGCAATTCCCAACTGGAGACTGCCATGCGCTGCACTCGAATACTGACGTCCGTCCTACTTCCCGTCGCGTGTCTAACGACGGACTTTTCCGGCAGCGTTGTCGCAGACGAAGCGGCTCCGGTGGAAGAATACCTGTTGCAGGGAAAGCTGGCCGACGGAGCAGCGGCGATGCAGGCTTTGGTTGAAAAGGATTCTGCCAACCAACAGGCTCGGTTTAGTCTGGGAGTTGTCGAGTTTCTGCAGGCGATTGAAGGGCTGGGACAGGACCAGTATCGATTTGGTCTGCTGGGCAGGCGTGCTCGATCAATTCCATTCATGCGATTGCCGATCGAAGAAAACAAGCAGCCCGAACAAATTTCGTACAAGGATGCTCGGGCGATGCTGCAACGTTTTGTGAATCAGCTGCAGCGGGCAGAACAGACGCTGTCTGCCGTCACGCCGGATGATGTGCGGTTGCCGCTGAAGCTGGGTCAGATTCGACTCGACCTCAACAACGATGGCGAAGTCACCAACGAAGAAAGCCTGTGGCATATCACTCAAGTGCTGCAGAATCCTCGGCGGCCGCCCGAAGCCGCTGCGCCGAAAAAATTCCCCATCGTGTTCGACGCGGGCGACGTCCCCTGGCTGCAGGGTTACTGTCATGCGTTGTCGGCGCTGGGAGAGATCGTGCTGGCTCACGACTGGCAGGATCAGTTCGAGCGGACTGCTCACCTGTTCTACCCGAACGTCGATTCGCCCTACGAATACCTGCAGGCGGAAGGAATCGGACCATTCATGGGATTTGGTGGTCAGAATATTTTCGACTTCGTCGCGTGGCTGCACACCATCAACTACGAAGTGGTCGAACCGGAACGCATGCAGAAGGCTCTGATGCACATGGAGACCGTAATTCGCCTCAGCCGCGCTTCATGGAAACTGATTGAAGCCGAAGAGGATGACGAAAACGAATGGCTGCCAAATTCGAAGCAGACGTCTGTTATGAAGGGCTTCAGCATCGGCCGAGCTCAAATTACCGGGTGGCACGAGTTCCTCGACGAGCTGGAACTGATCCTGCAGGGCAAGAAGCTGGTGCCCTTCTGGCGCGGCATTAAAGGCGGAGTTTCCCCCTTCACCAACCGCTTCCCCGTAAACCCCGACATCGGCATAAATGTGCGAAAGATCTTCACAGAACCCACGCGATTTGACCTGGCTCTATGGCTGCAGGGCACAGGCTTGCAGCCCTACCTCGAAAAAGGCGACATCACATCGCCTGAGAAATGGCAAAAGATGATGGCCAACTTCCGAGGCCAATTCTTCAACTTCGCGTTGTGGTTTAATTAGGCCGGGCGGGACGGCCCGCCTGCCGATTGGCGTGGTGAACGGGTGACGTTGTTCGGGCTGAAGCGCCGGTGCTGCTTTCGTTGGTCGCTGGATGCGGCAAGTGGCCAGTGGGAACTACAACTTCCATTCGGAGCACAAGCTCCAACCGCCCGCCGAGGCGCCTCGGCCTGGACAGCGCGAATGGTCGCGCGGATGATCTGGTTCCGAGGTCCGATTCGCCTTTGATCTTCACCCAGCGAAGCGTGTCGCTGGAGGCTTGTCTGGCATCTCCTTGATAGCATGCCGAACAGCCGCCATGGACATCAGATATCCGTATTCAGGAGTCTGCTCGCCCATGGAGTGATACGCGATGAAATTTGCGGCTCAGGAATTCTTAGCAAGAATTCCTGAGCCGAGCGGTATTCGACCTCGTTCGTGTGGTAACTCAAGGGAGGATTGAGCGATGAGTGTCGAGCTGACACAGATAATCTTCGCCGGTGTCATGTTTATCGCTGTCATCGTCTGGGCGATTTCATTTCGGAAGGCGGCTCGATTGGGGCAGGGGACTCGGACGGCTACGGAATCCTGGCCGATGGCGCGTTTCGACGAACCATAACCACTCAGCGATATTGATGTCACGGGAATTCAAACGGTTCGCGGCAGCCGTTCGGAAGTCAGTCGGCTGCTCGGCCGAACATTGTTGGACTCTGGAGTACCGGGGGTCTTCGCTTCTCTGTTTGAAATCACCGAACGCACCGATGAACGCATTCAGATTCGCAAGACTGGCCCTCTAATCTGTAATCAGCCAACGGGAATGTATTTCAGCGAAGCTGTGTTTGACCTGAAACGGATCGGTCCCGACACCGTAGAGGTTCACTACCGGCTGGGTTTCGAACGCCTCTTAAAAGGCATGCGGCGTACTGCGTTGGCGTTCATCATCGGAATTGGTCTGCCAGTACTGCTGATCGTCGGCGGTGTCCTGTGGATTTATGTCGTAAATAATCCCAATCAGGTGGTACGCTGGCAGGTTTTCCAAACGCTCCAGGTTGCTCACGTGCTTTGGCCCCCATTTCTGTTAACGGGGCTCTTTAATTCCGGCCGACGTCACACTCGCACCTGGATTTCCAACGTGCTGAGATCAGTCGAGCTCGCAAGCGAAACTTCAACGGAGTTTACCGAAGATAAGTGGTAGGGAAGTCATGTTTGCTCCCGCATGCCGCGTGCTGTGGGCTGTCATCTGCCTTCAATTTATCGCATGGTGAACGCCGCCAATAGACTCGCAACACAGCAGCCCGGCTTACCATGACTGGCATCGGTGCAGTGACGTTCGATAGCCTGAATAAAAGCGTGCGCACGTTCAGCGAAGGCATGGCACCCTGACTGACTCCGAGATAACTAATGAGCGTTTGACTTCGCGGCGATGGTAGTTGGCGGGTTGGTCGCGGGGTTGATGTTGTTGTTTGAGTTGGTGGCGATGCAGGTTGGTCGAGCCGAAGCTCAAACGCTTTGTTCAAGGAGCCCGGCTGGGTGCGAAAGGCTGAGTTTTTCTGCTTCGTTTCGTGCAGAATTTACTCACCGCGCAGCGTTAAGAGACTCGGTTGCTCCACGGTTACGTGATCGATTGGCTCAGGCGTCCTGTCGTTTCGACAGGCTTCGAAGACTCGGCTTCGTTCGGTGTGACAACGTCATCATCCGGAATCGAGATACGGCAGCGGGTGTTCGTACAGGACTCGGCCGACGTGATCGGTGATCATCACCAGATGCAGGTCACCGCCGCATTCACGACACACCATCGGCCGCTTCGGTGGTTCTTCCGCAACGGCTCGCTTCGCCAGGATGTAACACATGCCCAGGTAGAAACACGCCAGCATCCGCACATAGTCGATACTCAGCGAACTGTGTGAGTGCAAAAAACCGTAGTAGCGGATTCTGTGAAAGTTCGGCGGCAACACGTGCTGCAAAAAGCCTCTCACAAACTCCTGCCCCGAAACTTTGCGACGCTTCGAAAACTTCTTCCCCGACGGCGTGTAGCGATAGGTCACGTGAGTCTCATTCATCGACTCGATGCGGTTGTTACTGATCGCCACACGGTAAACGTACGGAGCCAGATACTTCAGCACGCCGCGTCCGTCGCCCACCGCTTCGACATCCATCACCCACGGCCGAGTCCACGCACGCGGATCAGCGGCCAGAAATTCGTCCTCAATCCCCGCCGCTCGAACCGCATCGCGAAACTTCGCGGGGAAGACTGTGGACGCGGCCTTCTCCGGCAGCAGAAAATTCGGCGGACACTGCTGCCAGCCGGGCGGTCCCGGCGGACCATGGCGTGGCGAGCCGCTTGACCTGGTGCGTTTCATGCGCCGAGGCGTGGCCGTTGGCTCCTGCGAACCATCTTCCGAAACACCACCGCCGGGCACCACGAAATGCACGTGCGGATTGTAGACCGTGAAGTCTCGCCCCCACGTGTGCAGAACTCCGAAGAAGCCCATCCGCTTCGTGCCAACGAACCGCTTTCCAGACGCCAGTTCGTGAATCGTCTGACTGCCACAGTCGAACAACGCTCGATAGCACACGTCCTGGTGAGCGCGCACGACCTTCCGCAGCGCTTCGGGCACTGTGAAGGTGACCATAAAGTAGGGCACCGGCAGCAATTCGGACAGACGATCGGCGAGCCACTTCTGCGTCTTGTCAGACTGGCAGTTCGGGCAGTGTCGGTTGTTGCAACTGCGTCCCACCCAGTGAGTTCGCTGGCAGTCGCCGCAGTCGTATCGCAGATGGCCCAGTTCTCCGGTGCGACACTTTGATATGAAACTCAGCACGCGCTTGTGCTGCAACGGCATGCGTTCGCCGAACTGTTTCAGATAGTCGTCCCCGTGCTGCCGCAATACGTCGGCAACGGTCGGCATCTATCGCGGCTTGCGATTTCGGTGCGGATCGTTGTCAGGACCGATAGGTGGTTCGCCGGGCGGCGGAAACATGTTGTCGAACAATGTTCCCGCGTCGGCGATATCGTCGTGAGTCTTGCGACCGTCTTCTTCCTTCGGATCCGTCAGATGCAGGTAGACCAGCGTCGTCTGCAGGTTCTTATGGCCAAGGAACTTCTGAATCCAGCGCAGCGACACGCCGGCCTCAAACAGATGCGTGGCGATGCTGTGCCGCAGCGTGTGGATCGAAACCTGCTTGGTGAAGCCGAGCTCGCTGACCACATCCTTGATGCAG
This DNA window, taken from Fuerstiella marisgermanici, encodes the following:
- a CDS encoding GNAT family N-acetyltransferase; this encodes MTETTSSDNPAIVRPATCDDLPALESLIAEFVKANRLLPRTPDELQDLVPFGFVACHGTRLVGFAALEIYSSKLAEIRSLAVLPDMQNKGLGKQLVQACVDLAHSRNILEVMAITSSDEFFRNCGFDFTLPGEKKALFIQTREEA
- a CDS encoding competence/damage-inducible protein A → MKAEIIAIGSELTCGARLDTNSQWLSRELEGRGWTVQRHTTVADDRDAMVRIYQEAAQRSHVVLITGGLGPTLDDITRETLAEAFDQKLVEDTPSLQHIEALFQSRGREMPERNKVQALRPEFSTSIHNANGTAPGILMKLDNPPCTIAVMPGVPAEMRSMFREQVVESLPTSDVVTRRSVLKTFGYGESDAERLLGDLTARGRNPEVGITASQAVISLSITARAGSVDECELLTAAVREQILNRLGDAVYGEGDAELHDVLVADLLRRDLTLALLESSTTGGLLGQWFTETENHASRLAFSQLYPSAASFSDPELDWEAALRNRSADLLHAGAADFVLASSPAALVTNDKGVPMQQGRVIVVGKELDVSQDVSMTGNLAIFRQRAARTAANLLRLYLLHAAK
- a CDS encoding glycosyltransferase family 4 protein: MPSPVERILLLTHELCFRGSSILALRLAQGLEANRIETVVLCTHRSPLDANLTNNVRIIDVPGYTMPIWGRVVHRTVLQNLIDQPPDVIHVQGPKLLPQAIWLGRTLERPVVLSLTDQCEAARIVLPSQANVCRAIACISDSVKAALPSRLEQIEQRVILPGVPFDLERRDAPLLEEGRDPVVGMAGPLEAIKGGSFFLRACHRVIEAGVSIRIVVTGSGPEGKNLRRLATSLELDPCVTFVDDGIAMSAYLSAIDIFCLPSLQQGFGVIMLQAMALGRPVIASGVGGILSIIEDEKCGLIVPPSDSRALADHILELLRDPEKARRLAIAGKNLVEDRFTTERMVNETIALYNDVAKTESTSVASIPIATAKDGVA
- a CDS encoding alpha/beta hydrolase, with protein sequence MNVRLTVSCVLLAALATSVQAEDWQPLWPDGAPGANGTGEHDVPALLAFPVAKDKANGCGVLVCPGGGYGGLAMDHEGHQIVKWLNDRGISAWILRYRLGSKGYHHPIQKGDVLRAMRTVRHNAAAHGVDPKRIGVWGFSAGGHLASTAATHFDLGNANATDPIDKLSSRPDFAVLCYPVITMDEAFTHKGSRRNLLGADRYENAELVELLSNEKRVTENTPPTFIFHTTEDQAVPVENAIAFYSALRQHKVDCELHIYQKGRHGVGLGGSDKVLATWPARLEDWLKVNKFLP
- a CDS encoding IS91 family transposase: MPTVADVLRQHGDDYLKQFGERMPLQHKRVLSFISKCRTGELGHLRYDCGDCQRTHWVGRSCNNRHCPNCQSDKTQKWLADRLSELLPVPYFMVTFTVPEALRKVVRAHQDVCYRALFDCGSQTIHELASGKRFVGTKRMGFFGVLHTWGRDFTVYNPHVHFVVPGGGVSEDGSQEPTATPRRMKRTRSSGSPRHGPPGPPGWQQCPPNFLLPEKAASTVFPAKFRDAVRAAGIEDEFLAADPRAWTRPWVMDVEAVGDGRGVLKYLAPYVYRVAISNNRIESMNETHVTYRYTPSGKKFSKRRKVSGQEFVRGFLQHVLPPNFHRIRYYGFLHSHSSLSIDYVRMLACFYLGMCYILAKRAVAEEPPKRPMVCRECGGDLHLVMITDHVGRVLYEHPLPYLDSG